In Flavobacterium piscisymbiosum, the sequence CGAAATAGCTTCTGATAATACAGCGGCCGGAGGAGAAAGTGCCAGTGACGTAATTGGTTTTCAGCAAGTAGATGAAATGACCCACACATCTGTAAACAGTAATATAAAAGATGTCTGGAACTGGATGTTTGCAGGAGTAAGCAGAGCAAGTTATATTTTGGAATTTAAAGATAAAACCGATTTTGCAGGTAAAAATCAAATATTGGCCGAAGCACATTTTTTAAGAGCATATTATCATTTTGAGTTAGTCAAATGGTTTGGTGGCATTCCGTTAAATGGAGACAAGAGGTTTAAATTAGACGATGAGAAAAAAATCCCACGTTCATCAGTTCAGGAAGTTTATGCTTCTATTGAAGGCGATTTGCTTTATGCGATCGATAATTTAAACCCGGATGCCCCACAAACAGGAAGAGCAACTAAAGGAGCTGCTCAGGCATTATTAGGCAAAGTGTATTTGTATCAGGATAAATTTGTAGATGCATCCAAAGTTTTAGACAAAGTAATCGAATCTGGTAAATATTCATTAGTAGCTGATTATAGCGCAATTTTTGAAAACGCCGGAGAAAACGGAAAAGAAGCAGTATTCGAAGTACAATACAGTGATGCAGAAGGAGCTGGTTTTACTTGTTTACAATGTAGTGAAGGTAACGTAGCAGTAGGTTTTAACGGAATCAGAAATTATGTAGGACCTGTTTTCGATTCGGGATATAGTTTTAATGTGCCAACCGCAAAAATTGCCAATGCATTTGAAGTAGGTGACAAACGTAAAGATGTGTCCATTTTGGATATTGTTGCCTGGGCAGCGGCAAATAATGCAACTTACGGTACGGGATACAAACATACAGGATATTTTAATAAAAAATATTTACCACGTCAGGGAGATTCTAATATAGGAGATCAAAACCTTACTAACCCTAATAATTACAGAGCAATTCGCTATGCTGATGTATTGCTGATGGCTGCAGAAGCTTATAACAGAGGCGGATTAGGCGATGCGAAAGCAAGAACGTATTTGAATGAGGTAAGAAGACGTGCATTTGGAGATACCAATCATGATATCTCAGCTTCAGGACCAGCTTTAACCGATTTTATTTGGGCAGAAAGAAGGTTTGAATTTGTTGGAGAAGGAATTCGCTTTTTCGATTTAGTACGTACAGGTAAAGCAGCACAGGAAATTGCTGGATTTAAGGCAGGAAAAAATGAAATATTTCCAGTTCCAATAGAAGAGATTCAATTCGCAAACGGAAACTGGCAGCAAAATCCTCAATATTAAAAAAATAGTATCATGAAAAAATTACATTTTATTATAAGTCTGTTCGTTTTAGCAATCGCAATAGGTTGCTCTAATGACAGTAATGGCAGCGATGTCGATATCGATTCGATAGGAGCGCCAAAAAATATATCGGCACTTACGACAATTACCCAGGATAATTCAGGTAAAGTTACTTTTTTACCAAAAGGAGAAGGTGCAACACAATTCAAAGTTAATTTTGGAGACGGAAGTCCTGAATCTACTTATTTTGGAGTTGGCTCAACTGTATCCCATGTTTATAAAGAAGGAGTTTATAAGTCTAAAATTATAGCAATGGGACTAAACGGAAAAACGACTGAAATAGAGCAGGAATTGCAGGTTTCATTTAAAGCTCCGGAAAACCTTGTAGTTGTGGTAACAAATGACGTATCTGTTTCTAAAAAAGTAACCATTAAAGCTACCGCTGATTTCGCGCTTTTTTATGATGTTTATTTTGGGGAACCAGGAAATCCTCTTCCTGTATCTGTTAATAATGGCGAATCGCTTTCTTATACTTATAAAGAAGCTGGAGTTTACACTATTAAGGTAGTTTCGAAAAGTGCTGCGATTAAAACAACTGAATATACTGCGCAAATCGAAGCAAAATTAGTTGTTAAGCCAACAACTTTAGCTCCAGCACCGCCAACACGACAAGCAGGAGATGTTATTTCTATCTTTTCATCTAAATATACAAACGTTGCAGGAACCAATTTTAATCCGGATTGGGGACAACCGGGTACTTATGAAGAGTTTGATCTAAATGGTCATAAAATTCTGAACTATATTAAATTAGGCTATCAAGGAATTGCTTTGGCAAACAATGTAACAATTGATGTTTCGGATATGGAATATCTTCATATGGATGTTTGGACAGCTGACTTAGAGAAATTAGAAACTTCATTAATTAAGCCGGGACCAGATGAAAGAGCCGTAACAAAAGACCTTACAGCAAATCAATGGACAAGTATCGATATTCCTATTTCGGCATTTACAAGTCAGGGATTAACAGTGAATAATATATTCCAATTAAAATTAGTTGCAAAACCTGCTGGAGGAACAGTATTTATAGATAATCTTTATTTCTATAAAGGAGCTTCTCAATCTGTAGCATTACCTATCGATTTTGAATCGACAGATTTAACTTATACTTGGGGCGGATTTGGTAATGTAGATGCATCTATAGTTACAAATCCTGATAAAACAGGAGCAAATTTATCTGATAAAGTAGTTAAACTAGATAAGAAAAATGGAGCAGAAACCTGGGGAGGAGCAAGTATAAATCTTGATGCTGCACCTGATTTTTCTAAAGGAACAAAAGTAAAAGTAAATGTATGGTCTCCAAAAGTAGGAGCTCAGATATTATACAAAATGGAACTTTCGACGTCTCCAAAAGACGGGAATGGTAATCCTACTGTTTTTATAGAAATACCTGTTACGACAACAGTCAAGAATGCTTGGCAGGTTTTAACATTTGATCTTACAAGCGCAGCTTCTTTTAGTGCCAGTATCAAATATGACAGGGTAATTTTATTTCCGGACTTTGGAGTTACAGGAGCAGGAGAAACATACTATTTTGATGATATTAAACAATCCAATTAAAAATATAAGTAATCATGAGTAAAAAAATAATTATAAATATCGTGTCCATACTTACGATTCTGCTTATGGTAGGTTGTCAAGAAGACGATTTAAAATTCGGGGACTTACAAGCGCCTACAAATCTTGTAATCAAGGCCGAAATTGTAGGTAAAACCGATGCAGATCCAAACGGAGATGGTTCGGGATCAGTTAAATTTGTAGCTACAGCAGCCGATGCTATTTCTTATAAATATGTATTTAGCGACGGAACCTCAGTAAATTCACCAACAGGTAAAGCAGATAAAAGATTTGCCAAACCTGGACTTAATACCTATACAGTAACTGTCGTTGCAACAGGTAGAGGAGGAGTAGAAACAAACAACTCGATAGAGGTTACAGTACAAAGTGATTTTAGTGATCCTGAAGCTGTAACGTTCTTAACAGGCGGAACATCTAAGAAATGGTATTGGTCAGCTTCAGAACCAGGGCATCTTGGTGTTGGGCAAAATGATGCAGACGCAACCAAAAATTATTTCGCTAATTATTATACAGCAACACCTTTTGAAAAAGCAGCTTCACCAGAAAGTAGTTGTTTGTATGATAATGTGCTAACATTCTCTCTGGATGGTGATGTTGTAAAATATCAACTAGATAATGGCGGAGCAACATTCTTTAATGCAGCTTTTGCAAGTGTAGCAGGTGGAAGTTCTCCTTCTGATGCTTGTTTAACATATAATGCAGGAGGAACAAAAATTGTTTCATTAAGCCCTTCAGAATCTGTTGTAATGGCTAATCCTAATCATTTAACACAAACAAGAGGAACAACAATAAATTTCTCTGATGGAGGATTTATGGGGTATTACATAGGACAAAGTTCTTATGAAATCATCTCTATAACAGCCAATAGAATGGTTGTAAGAGCCGTTATGGGCGGTAACCCTGCATTGGCTTGGTATCATATTTTTACGACCACAAAACCTACTCAGGCGCCACCGGCAGATTATACAAAATTAGTTTGGTCTGATGAGTTTGATACAGACGGGGCTCCTGATGCTACAAAATGGACTTATGATCTTGGTAAAGGAGACAACGGTTGGGGAAATAGTGAAAAACAAAATTATACCAACTCGGCAAACAATGTAATTGTTCAGGGTGGAAGTTTGAAAATAACAGCAAAAAAAGAAGCTTCAGGCGGAGCTGATTACTCTTCGGCAAGATTAAAAACAGATGGCAAATTCAAATTTACTTATGGTAAAGTCGAGATAAAGGCCAAACTTCCAACAGGTGTAGGGACCTGGCCGGCAATTTGGATGTTAGGATCAAACTATGCAACAAAACCATGGCCAGCCTGTGGGGAAATAGATATAATGGAACATGTAGGAAAAAATCAGAATGTTATTCTAAGTACCCTTCATTATCCTGGACATTCAGGCGGAGATGGTAATACAGGTTCTAAAACAATACCAAATGTGTCAACAGAATTTCATGTTTATAAAACAGTCTGGAGTCCTGCATCGGTACAAACTTTTGCAGATGATGTTTTAATTCATTCAGTTCCTAACGACGGTACTTTACCTTTTAACAGTGACTTTTTCTTAATTTTGAATGTTGCAATGGGAGGTAATCTGGGCGGTAATATTGATGCTGCTTTTACACAATCTTCTATGGAGATTGATTACGTAAGAGTATATCAATAGATTATAAATTAATTAGTAAGAATGAGGTGAGAAGGTCAGTTAAGGCTGGCCTTCTTATTTTGTTAATTTTAAAATGATTGTATGAAAAAAGTATTTGTATTATTAATGATAACCAGTTTTAGTTTTGCGCAAGAAGTAAAAAGAAAGCTAGTTTGGGAAGACAATTTTAATAAAAAAGAGGTTGATGAAACCTTTTGGAATTTCGAACTGGGCGACGGATGCCCAAATTTATGTGGTTACGGAAATAACGAAAGACAGATTTACACCAAAACAAATCACGAATTCAAGGATGGAAATCTTATTATAGAAGCCAGAAAAGAAGGAACTAAATATACCTCGACAAAAATAACAACCAAAGGTAAAAAAGAGTTTAAATATGGCCGAATCGAAGCCAGGGCAAAACTACCAATAGGACACGGTTTATGGCCGGCGTTCTGGATGCTTGGTGCCAATATCGATGAGGTAAAATGGCCTAAAACAGGAGAAATTGATATTCTCGAATACATAGGCAGAGACCCACATATGGTGTATACCACTTTGCATACACAAGACAGCCACGGAAATACAATCAACACAAAAAGAACCTCTTTTCCTACTATCGAAGAAGGATATCATGTTTACGCAATTGAATGGACAAAAGATAAAATCGATTTTTTTGTAGATCAAACACTAGTCTATACATTTAATCCTGAAGTAAAAAATGAAGATACCTGGCCTTTTGATAAACCATTTTATATTATCCTAAATTTGGCCATAGGAGGAAATTTTGGCGGTCCTGAAGTAGATGATAATGTATTTCCTCAAAAATTTTATATCGATTATGTTCGTGTTTATCAATAGTAAGCACTAAAATGATAAAAGTTTAATAATAATCAGATGTAAATGAGTTAATCGTTTGGTGTTAAGTTGTTTATGTCTGATTTTTTATGTTAAAAAAACATCTGTTTTTTGTTTTTTTTGATCATATAATGCCTGAAATTAAGTTTGTTCTGCAAAAATTAACGATTTATTGTTAATTATTCTTCATTTTGTTTGCTTTTTAAAATTATAATTTGTTAAATTTGGTCAGAATATTAACATAACATCATAACCCAAAAGATTCGCCTATTATATAAAACTACTTTTTAGAAAAAATTACTCCAAATTTTAAAACAGAACTAAAAAAAAAGTAGTATTATGGCTGATCTGCATATTCCAGACGCTCTATTAGTGAAAAATTATGTCGAAGGCAACGAAACAGCCCTTGCGACACTAATTAAAAGACACGAGTCTAAGATATATGGATTTATATATTCTAAGATAGCTGATAGAGATATTTCAAACGATATTTTTCAAGACACTTTTATCAAGGTAATTAAAACCTTAAAAAGTAATTCCTATAATGAAGAAGGTAAATTTTTACCTTGGGTAATGCGTATATCTCACAATTTAATTGTAGATCATTTTCGTAAAACCAAAAAAATGCCAATGTACAGAGAAACCGAAGAGTTTTCTATTTTTTCTGTCATGTCAGATGATTCTCTAACTATCGAGAATAAAATGATCTTTGATCAGGTCGAAGTAGACCTAAAAAAGATAATCGAAGAACTTCCCGAAGATCAAAAAGAAGTATTGGTTATGCGTATGTATCAGGATATGAGTTTTAAGGAAATATCTGAAATTACGGGAGTTAGCATCAATACCGCACTGGGCAGAATGCGTTATGCACTAATGAATTTAAGAAAAATAATTGATAAACATCAAATTATTTTAACCAACTAATACTATTTTGAGTAATAGTCCGTTATACTATAATAAAACATTTTGATAGTATGGCGAAAATTTACTCTAAAAAGGCATTAGCTTCTAAAGATTTAAAACCTAAAAAAGAAGTCGTTTCTTTTTTACTAAATTATTCACAAGCATTAACAGTTGTGAAAATTGAAGATAAAAGTTTTGAAATTATAGCTAATTAAACAGCCCACTACATTTGTCGGATGTTTATTTCGAAAGAAAAACCAACTGGTCGTTTGGTTGAAAGCTCACTATTTGTATGCAAATACAGGTAGTGAGTTTTTTTTATTTCTAATACTAAACAAATCGCATTAAAAATTTCAATAAATAAATATATATACGGTTTAAAATATTGGTAAACAATCTGTTCAAAATACATTCTGCAATGTATTCCATAATAGATTTCCATCCTAAATATCAAAATAATACTCAGTTTACTTATCAAAGATACTCCTCATTATTAATGATAAGTTGATTATAATTTTACACCCGTTTTGTTAAAATTCGATATTTTAACTTAATATCAATTTTTTATTTTATATTTAGCTTTGTTTTAGTTAAAAACCAGCTTTTTATTTAATGAAATTACTATATAAAAGAAGTTTATGTATTAAAAACCTTTCAATAAGTAGAAAAATTCAATTTTTAATAATAGCCAGAAAGAAATATAACCAAAAAGAAGTATAACCAAAACCAAATCGTCTATGACCAAAAATTACCTTAACCGAGTTTCGTTTGTTGTTCAATTTAATATCTCGTAAAGAATATTAAAAAAAGAATGATTGTTTGTTGAATATAGATTGAGGCAAGAGTAAAAACTTTTAGCCCTAAAATCATATTTGCCATACATTTCATCATAAGTAGTACCCTTACTCTATTTAACAACCAAACTTAACCGAAAATGAAAAAGAACTTTAAGATCTTATTATTGCTCCTATCAATAAATATAGGTGCATACGCTCAAAAGGAAGAAATAAAAGAAGCGCAATCTTATTACAGCAAAGGAAAAACTCAGGAAGCATTAGTTATTTTAAAGAAAATAGAATATCTAATAATAAATGCACCGGTTGAGGTAAAATCAGATTTCTATTTTACAAAAGGCAATGTTTACAAAGACTTGGCAAGCAAAAATGTCGATGCCGCAGCCAATTTTGCTTTAGCAGTAGGAGCTTATCAGGATGTATTATTATACGAAAATGATTCTCAAATTTACAAATATGCTTTCAAGGCAAGTTTAGCGCTAAAAGAAATGAAGTCTAAACTGGTAGACGGAGCGTACAATGATTTCAAAGCAGAGAAATACAAAGAAAGTGCCGATAAAAGTTACGAAGTTTACCTGTTCGATAAAAAAGATGTCAGAAACCTTTTCAATGCCGCTTCGGCTGCCTTTGCAGCAAAAGATTACAAATCTGCCATTAAGTATTTCGAAGAACTTAAAAGACTCAATTACACTGGCGAAGTAGTTATTTTTTATGCAACCAATAAAAAAACAAAGCAAGAAGAAGCTTTTATTTCAATGAGTGCCAGAGAAGCAAGTATTCAGGAAGGACTTTATGAAAAACCAAGAAATGTAAATCCGCCATCTAAAAAAGAAGAAATCCTGATCTCTTTAGCTTTCTCTTACATGGAGCTAGAGGATTATTGCAGTGCCGAAAAATATTACGAAGATGCACTACAAATCGATCAAAATTGCCTTACCTGCTTTATCAATATGGCCTACGTCAAAATGCAATTCAGAAAAGAATTACAGGATCTTATGGGAACTTTAGGAAACAGCCCCGCCGAAATGAAGCAATATGATAGATTAGATGCCCAAAAAGACGAAATTGTAAAAAGCGCAATTCCGTACCTAAAAAAGGCACTGAATATAGAACCAAAAAACGAAAGTGCTACAAAATCACTTCTTGGTATCTACAGATCGCTAAATATGACAGGCGAATATAATGCCCTTAAAAGCAGTATGTAAAAAATAGAGAAGAAGCTACTTAACGATCTTTTTAGTAGCTTCTTCCTTTTTCATAGCTTCCTCTATCAGCGATTTTTTGCCAACAGTCCTTGTAATAATATCTTTCTCTAAACTCCATCCCCTTGCAGGCGAATATTCACGACCGTACCAAATAATCTGAAGATGAAGATCATTCCATAAATCTCTCGGAAATAATCTTTTAGCATCTTTTTCTGTCTGCACCACATTTTTTCCGTTCGAAAGATTCCATCTAAGCATCAGCCTGTGAATATGCGTATCAACCGGAAACGCCGGAACACCAAAAGCCTGAGACATTACCACACTTGCTGTTTTATGCCCCACAGCAGGCAATTCTTCAAGAGCTTCAAAGCTCTGCGGCACCTTCCCGTCATATTTATCAATCAAAATATGCGATAAACCATAAATTCCTTTCGATTTCATTGGCGACAAACCACATGGGCGAATAATTTCCTTAATTTCCTCAACCGACATTTTTACCATATCATACGGATTATCAGCCTTCGCAAAAAGAATAGGCGTAATCTGATTTACACGCACATCCGTACATTGTGCCGAAAGTAAAACAGCAATCAATAAAGTATAAGGATCCTTATGATCAAGCGGGACAGGTATAGTAGGGTAGAGTTCTTTTAACGTATTTATAACAAATTGTACGCGAGCTTCTTTATTCATTTCCGTATTTTTAATCCCGTAAAAATAGCATAATTTTCATGATGTGCCTAATCCAGCTTTCCGTTACAACTCCTCATTGTGGCAATAACATTTTTAAGCATTCGCAAGAGCTTCCTCCAGTCGCTTTGCCAATGCAAAAAATGTAAATTACCACAACTCCGGGGTTTTCACTTCAATCTGGGGCATGAAGAAAAGTATCTTAATTAATGTAATTTTATTAAAAAATGAAAATTGTAGTAATAGTTATTTTTATGTTTTTTTCGCAATTTAGTTTTGCACAAAATTGTAGTTGTAAAGAAAAACCCCAATTAAATGAAATTATATCTTGCGAAAAAACAATCTTTAAAAACGGAGCAAAGATTTACTATCAGTTTAACTGCAATTCATCCTGGCTTGTTTTTGAAAGCAAAACAAAAAAGAAGAAAAAACTTTTTTCGTTAGATAAAGATTTGATCGAGTTAACAGGAAGATTAGGTTATTCAAGTTGGGCTGAGTATAATAACACATTTATTATAGAAAATCGTTTAGTTTCTGGTTGTTGCGATCCGTCAGAGTTCGTACTGTTTAATAAGAATAACGGAAAAAAAATTGCAAATCTTGGTAGGGAAATCTATCATAATAACATTAAGAAATATCCTTATTTTGTTACTATTGATTCTAAAGAGTCTAATTTTTT encodes:
- a CDS encoding endonuclease III domain-containing protein, producing MNKEARVQFVINTLKELYPTIPVPLDHKDPYTLLIAVLLSAQCTDVRVNQITPILFAKADNPYDMVKMSVEEIKEIIRPCGLSPMKSKGIYGLSHILIDKYDGKVPQSFEALEELPAVGHKTASVVMSQAFGVPAFPVDTHIHRLMLRWNLSNGKNVVQTEKDAKRLFPRDLWNDLHLQIIWYGREYSPARGWSLEKDIITRTVGKKSLIEEAMKKEEATKKIVK
- a CDS encoding glycoside hydrolase family 16 protein; the protein is MKKVFVLLMITSFSFAQEVKRKLVWEDNFNKKEVDETFWNFELGDGCPNLCGYGNNERQIYTKTNHEFKDGNLIIEARKEGTKYTSTKITTKGKKEFKYGRIEARAKLPIGHGLWPAFWMLGANIDEVKWPKTGEIDILEYIGRDPHMVYTTLHTQDSHGNTINTKRTSFPTIEEGYHVYAIEWTKDKIDFFVDQTLVYTFNPEVKNEDTWPFDKPFYIILNLAIGGNFGGPEVDDNVFPQKFYIDYVRVYQ
- a CDS encoding family 16 glycosylhydrolase — its product is MSKKIIINIVSILTILLMVGCQEDDLKFGDLQAPTNLVIKAEIVGKTDADPNGDGSGSVKFVATAADAISYKYVFSDGTSVNSPTGKADKRFAKPGLNTYTVTVVATGRGGVETNNSIEVTVQSDFSDPEAVTFLTGGTSKKWYWSASEPGHLGVGQNDADATKNYFANYYTATPFEKAASPESSCLYDNVLTFSLDGDVVKYQLDNGGATFFNAAFASVAGGSSPSDACLTYNAGGTKIVSLSPSESVVMANPNHLTQTRGTTINFSDGGFMGYYIGQSSYEIISITANRMVVRAVMGGNPALAWYHIFTTTKPTQAPPADYTKLVWSDEFDTDGAPDATKWTYDLGKGDNGWGNSEKQNYTNSANNVIVQGGSLKITAKKEASGGADYSSARLKTDGKFKFTYGKVEIKAKLPTGVGTWPAIWMLGSNYATKPWPACGEIDIMEHVGKNQNVILSTLHYPGHSGGDGNTGSKTIPNVSTEFHVYKTVWSPASVQTFADDVLIHSVPNDGTLPFNSDFFLILNVAMGGNLGGNIDAAFTQSSMEIDYVRVYQ
- a CDS encoding RNA polymerase sigma factor, whose protein sequence is MADLHIPDALLVKNYVEGNETALATLIKRHESKIYGFIYSKIADRDISNDIFQDTFIKVIKTLKSNSYNEEGKFLPWVMRISHNLIVDHFRKTKKMPMYRETEEFSIFSVMSDDSLTIENKMIFDQVEVDLKKIIEELPEDQKEVLVMRMYQDMSFKEISEITGVSINTALGRMRYALMNLRKIIDKHQIILTN
- a CDS encoding PKD domain-containing protein, encoding MKKLHFIISLFVLAIAIGCSNDSNGSDVDIDSIGAPKNISALTTITQDNSGKVTFLPKGEGATQFKVNFGDGSPESTYFGVGSTVSHVYKEGVYKSKIIAMGLNGKTTEIEQELQVSFKAPENLVVVVTNDVSVSKKVTIKATADFALFYDVYFGEPGNPLPVSVNNGESLSYTYKEAGVYTIKVVSKSAAIKTTEYTAQIEAKLVVKPTTLAPAPPTRQAGDVISIFSSKYTNVAGTNFNPDWGQPGTYEEFDLNGHKILNYIKLGYQGIALANNVTIDVSDMEYLHMDVWTADLEKLETSLIKPGPDERAVTKDLTANQWTSIDIPISAFTSQGLTVNNIFQLKLVAKPAGGTVFIDNLYFYKGASQSVALPIDFESTDLTYTWGGFGNVDASIVTNPDKTGANLSDKVVKLDKKNGAETWGGASINLDAAPDFSKGTKVKVNVWSPKVGAQILYKMELSTSPKDGNGNPTVFIEIPVTTTVKNAWQVLTFDLTSAASFSASIKYDRVILFPDFGVTGAGETYYFDDIKQSN
- a CDS encoding RagB/SusD family nutrient uptake outer membrane protein, with the translated sequence MKKYILNIGLGIVLLGALSVSCSDNFVEREPVYSIDSENYFNSESDYYNALIGAYDLLQSSYVNVLLGEIASDNTAAGGESASDVIGFQQVDEMTHTSVNSNIKDVWNWMFAGVSRASYILEFKDKTDFAGKNQILAEAHFLRAYYHFELVKWFGGIPLNGDKRFKLDDEKKIPRSSVQEVYASIEGDLLYAIDNLNPDAPQTGRATKGAAQALLGKVYLYQDKFVDASKVLDKVIESGKYSLVADYSAIFENAGENGKEAVFEVQYSDAEGAGFTCLQCSEGNVAVGFNGIRNYVGPVFDSGYSFNVPTAKIANAFEVGDKRKDVSILDIVAWAAANNATYGTGYKHTGYFNKKYLPRQGDSNIGDQNLTNPNNYRAIRYADVLLMAAEAYNRGGLGDAKARTYLNEVRRRAFGDTNHDISASGPALTDFIWAERRFEFVGEGIRFFDLVRTGKAAQEIAGFKAGKNEIFPVPIEEIQFANGNWQQNPQY